Within Bdellovibrio bacteriovorus HD100, the genomic segment GAAAAGCATCGTCCAGCTTGCGGTCTTTGCCCATGGCGGTGATCAAATAGCCGGAAAAGCGGGTGGACTCAATCACGATGCAGGAAATGTTGGTGGAGTTTTCGATGGCCTCGGATTCTGCAAAGCTGGTTTTAATGCAGGATTTTTCCAGTGCGTCTTTGGTTCCGCGCAGGATGATGGAGTCTTTTTTCGCCGACAGGGGATTGTCTTCAATCTGCTCTGGTGTCGGACGTTCCTTGCGGCGGGTTGTGGTGGGCATCGGCGCCCAGCCTGCTGCCGCTTTGTTGGCTGCGTTCTGCCGCATCAGCATCGCATTGAGCGTTTCGTCACTTTCATCGATACCGGAACCCATGCTGTTCCCGGCACCGTGCCCTTGTTGGGCCCAGCCCGGCCCCAGGCCGTTGTTTTGGCCGGACGGTTGCATCAGCCCCAGATTCAGTTCTGAGTTGGTTCCAGGCATATATCCGATATTGGATTTGTTTTGCTGGCCGCCGGCAGAGATTGAAGAGTCGGTGGTGTGGCCGCCAGAAAACTGATTGCTGCCGTCATCCCCCCCAAGCAGCTGCTGTAATATGCTTTGTGCATTCTGGGAAGACAGGGTGCCACCCTCACCTTTGATGGCAATGACACTGCCGTCTTCGGCGGTGCTGGAGCCAGTGCGCTGAAACGGATTGGTGACACCTTTGGCCTGCTGGTCTTTATAGAACTTGTTGACGGTTCTTTCCACGGCGGGGCCTGTGATCGGAGGATACAGGACGTACTCGCTGTTGCTGGTGTTGAGCATGTTGAAACTGGCTGCGGAATTTTCTTCAGCGAAAACAATCACGCACACCGGAAAAGCCTGTGCCAGAATCTTGGGCAGGTTTCGTACTTTGCGGTTGGGGTGATCGATGCTGACCATCACAAACTGCGGCTGCTCCTGAACCAAAAAGATCAGGGCCTCTTTCAAATTGGTCGTGGACTTGATGGTCCAGTCGCGGTTCTTTAGAAAGCCCTCGACGGTTCCCAGGCTTGTCGGCTTGGATTTGATGATGAGGAGCTTTTTCTTGATCGAGTCTTGACTCATTCCCCACGTCCTTTGAAACGTACTCATGTTTTTCTTAACGGAACGTTGTCGCTAACAAACAAGAGTTTGGGGTTACAGCGCGGTTAGATTGCCGAGGCTTAACAGAACACAGGCCCTTGGGCCATGCTTGTATCGCACATCTGTACTGTCCAAATCGTGGGCTTGGCTCAGAAGGAAAGAATCTCTAGACTGAATGTATGAAAAAACAAACTCTGCACAGCCCGTCGTACTTTGTTTCTGGAGGCAAAAATCCAGAGAGTCTTTTCGCCTGGAAAAATGTGAATTGCGAAATTCGCAACCGCAAGGGCGAAGTGTTTTTCGAAATGAAGAATGTGGAGGCACCCGAGGGCTGGTCCCAATTGGCAATTGATATTGCCGCCAGCAAGTACTTTAGAAAAGTCGGTGTTCCCAAGACCGGGCATGAGACTTCGGTTCGTCAGATGGTGGACCGGGTGGTGAAGGCGATTGTGGCCTCTGCGATTCGCCAGGGGGGATACTTTGCCACGCGCAAAGAGGCCGACATCTTTGCCAAAGAATTGAAGTTCATTCTGCTGTCCCAGCGGGGCGCGTTCAACAGCCCGGTGTGGTTCAATGCCGGTTTGTGGGAGGCTTACAAAGCACAAAGCCCCAGTGAACATTTCGCCTGGGACGAAAAAAAGAAATCCATTCAGGCCACCAAAAATGCCTATGAGCGGCCGCAGTGTTCAGCGTGTTTCATTCAAAGTGTCGATGACAGTATCGAGAGCATCTTTGATCTGGCCAAAACTGAAGCCAAGCTTTTCAAATATGGTTCGGGCACGGGCAGCAACTTCTCAAAAATTCGCAGCAAGTACGAGGCCACCGGATCGGGCGGAAAAAGTTCGGGCCTGATTTCCTTTTTGGAGGTTCTGGACAAGGGCGCGGGTGCGATCAAATCCGGCGGGACCACCCGCCGGGCCGCCAAGATGGTGGTGGTGGACATAGATCACCCCGAGGTTCTGGATTTCATTGACTGGAAAATGCGCGAAGAGCAAAAGGCGCATCTGCTGATTGCCGCAGGACTCAGTGCGGATTTCGAGGGCGAGGCCTATCGCACGGTATCCGGGCAGAACGCCAACAACTCGGTCCGGGTCAGCGATGCCTTCATGAAAGCGGTGGAACAAGAGCGACCGTGGAAGCTCAAGGCGCGTTTGACCGGAAAAGTCTTGCGTGAAATTCCAGCCGGCGAAGTCTGGAACCGTATCACACGCGCGGCGTGGATGTGCGCGGATCCCGGCATTCAGTTCCATGACACCATCAACAAGTGGCACACATGTCCTGAGACAGACATCATTCATTCCAGCAACCCGTGTTCTGAATACATGTTCCTGGATGATTCCGCCTGCAATCTGGCTTCCATCAACCTGGTGAAGTTCTTAAACGACACCGGAGACTTTGATTTTGAATCCTTTATTCATACGGCCCGCACGCTGTTTGTGGCGCAGGAAATTCTGGTGGACTATTCCAGCTATCCAACCCAAAGAGTTGCGCAGAATTCCCATGACTATCGTCCTCTGGGGTTGGGCTTTGCCAATCTGGGCAGCCTCCTGATGCGAAAGGGCGTAGCCTATGACAGCGACGAGGGCCGCGCGTGGGCGGGGGCTTTGACATCGTTGATGTCGGGGGTGGCTTATCTGACCAGTTCCGAGATGGCCCGGGCCAAGGGGCCGTTTGCGGGATATCGCAAAAACAGCAAATCGATGCTGAAAGTGATGAAGATGCACGAGCGTGCCCTGAATCAGGTGGCGTGGAAGATGCTTCCCGCCGGCATAGACAAGGCCGTCCGGAATTTATGGAAGGGCGTCTTGTACAACGGCGAAAAGTACGGCTATCGAAACGCTCAAGCCACGGTGATCGCACCGACCGGGACTATCGGACTTTTGATGGATTGTGACACCACCGGGATTGAGCCGGACTTTTCTTTGATCAAGTTCAAGAAACTGGTCGGCGGTGGCGAAATTCAGATTGTGAACCAGTCCGTGGACGCGGCTTTGGCGTCCCTGCAATACTTCGAAGACGAACGTCAGGCGATTTTGAAATATGTCGAAGAAAACAACTCGGTCGTGGGCGCTCCGCAAATGCACCCGGAAGACCTGCCGGTCTTTGACACCGCCACGGCAATGCCAGGCCAGCGGGTTTTGTCCCCGGAAAGTCATGTGAAGATGATGGCGGCAGTGCAGCCGTTTATCAGCGGGGCCATCTCCAAAACCGTGAACATGCCAAGCACGGCCACCGAAGAGGACATCAGCCGCATTTACTTCCTGGCCTGGAAGCTGGGGGTGAAGGCCGTGGCGGTGTACCGCGATGGCAGCAAACAAAGCCAGCCTCTGAACCTGAAGGAAAAGCCCAAAGTGGTGGAGGAAGTCGGTGTTCCGAATTTCACTATGAAATGCCCGGAATGCGGGAGTGACACAGTGCTTACGAGCGGCTGTTACAGATGTCCAAACTGCGGCACGACGGTGGGTTGTTCCTAAAGACTTGAAGGGCAACTCGCTGCGGCGGTGCTGGTCAAAGTTTGGTGGGACCTTTATCCTCTCTGTTCTCTTTAACTAAGGACTGCTTTATGTCTAAAAAAGATATTTTTGGTGATGATATTAACGAGACAAAAGACTTCGCAAGTTTCGAAGAACTTTTTGCTCAATCTGAAAAAGGGATGAAGACCAAACTTTCCGTGGGCGATCAGGTTCATGGCGAGATCCTTTCCATCGGTAAAGAAGAGGCCTTTGTGGCCACGGGCACTCCGACAGACGGCATGATCCTGACCAAGGATCTTTTGGATGAAAACAAAGAAGTAAAATACAAAGTCGGCGATTACATCGACTGCGTTGTGACTTCCATCAAAGGTGGCGAAGTTCGTCTGGCGAAAAAAGGCTCGATGAATGCTTCCACAGATTCTTTGGAAGACGCTTTCGACATGGAACTTCCGGTGGAAGGCCGTGTGACTGAAACCTGCAATGGCGGTTTCCGCGTGAGCATCCAGGGTAAAACGGCGTTCTGCCCAATCAGCCAGATCGACAGCCGCTTTGTTCAGGATGCCAATGAATACGTTGGTAAAAAATTCGACTTCATGATCACTCAGCTGGATCCAAAAGGGCGCAACATCGTTGTCTCCCGCCGCAAGGTTCTGGATCTGCAAAAAGCTGAAAACGAAGGTACGTTCATGCTGAAACATCAGCCGGGCGCTTTGCTGGAAGGCAAGATCGTTCGTCTGGAAAAATTCGGTGCGTTCGTGGAGCTGGAAGCAGGCATCGAAGGTCTGATCCACGTTTCTGAACTTTCCTGGTCCCGCGTTCATGACCCTAAAGAAGTGGTGATGGCCGGTCAGCCAGTGACAGTGAAACTGATCAAAATGGAAGAAGTCGACGGACGTCTGAAAATTTCTTTGTCCCTGAAACAGGCTGACGGCGCTGGCAATCCTTGGATGACAGTTCCGCAGAAATTCCCAGTGGGCACCGTGGTGCAGGGGAAAGTGGAAAAGAAAGAAACATACGGTCTGTTCGTAAACATCGCTCCGGGTGTGACGGGTCTTTTGCCTCGCTCTAAATGGCGTGATTCCGTGGATGCCGCTCAATACGAAAACAAAAAGCGCGGGGACGATGTGACTGTTCAGGTGGATCAGATCATGTTTGAAGAAAAGAAGATTTCTTTGGCTTTGCCTGGTGAAGCTGAAGATCACAGCTGGAAATCCCACTCCACAACCTCTTCCGGGTTGGGGGCGATGGCAGAGGCTTTGAAGGGCCTTAACATCAAGAAGAACTAGTTGTTTCATTTTGATATTCTGAAGTTGTCAAAAGCCCTTTGGGTCTAAACCCAAGGGGCTTTTTTTTGTGGCTACTTTAGTTTGGAAAACAGTTTTTCATCATTTTTCCGGTTAATCCTCAATAAAACTGTTCCACGAGCCGATAAGTGTGTCAGAAGCGAACCCATTTGAACGTCTATCGGGGTCAAGGAATCATGAACAGCAATGTCGTGTCTTATATTGAGACAAAAATTCAGGAATATGCCGCCGAACGGTGGTTGTTTCAGAACTTCAAATTTGAAGGCCTGAAGCTGCGTCCGCTGGAACAGCGCAAGTACTTCGACTTTGGGGTGATTGAGGTGTGTTTGAACTCCAACGGCAGTATTGATATTGCCGGGGACTTCTATCGCAACTCCATCACACCGAAAGAATACAACTCCATCCAGGACGCCTGCGCGATGGTGTATGATCATCTTCGTTATGCCGATCAGAACTATCGCCGTCTGGTGCAGGCCCCTGAAGACTGGACAAAAAAAAGCTTCTTCAGCAAGATCTTCTCCGGCTTTAAAAAAGCCGGCTGATCACAGATTGCGAAGCCAGAAAATCAGCGCCATCTCGGCAAAGTACTGATGACGGCGCTCTTTCATATTCGCCGACTTGTAAGGGCTGGTGATAAAGTCCTTCACCTTGCGGCCCTTGTATTCCAGACTGACTTCGCAGCTGTGTTCATCCTTGGGGAAAATATGCAAGTGCAGCCCGGCAGGGCTTTTCACCTCGCGGGACTTTGAAAAACTCCACATTTGATCCGTCATAAATCCACGCAGCACCGGCATCAGGCGGTTCATCAAAAACTGTCCGGTGACTTCATCAATCACACAAAGTGAGTGAACCTGCTTTAGCTTTTCGGCAAAGATTTCCGCGGCGTCTTCGCCGTCGCGGGCCAGGGTGCAAAACTGCAGGGCTTCGGTCAGACGGGCAAAGGCGGGTTCCAGACCGGCTTCTTCACTGCGATAGTAAGAGGCTTTCACCTCCACATAGGGAAGATGCACACGGTACCCAATATCCACGTGGATGCCTTTCAGAGCTTCTTCCACGATCAAGGCCACATCGGATTCGCCCACGCCAAGAGTGTCCCATTTTCGGGTCAGGTAAGGATCCAGTTTGCGGGCTTCGCTTTGCAGCCACTCTTTGATGTTTGCACCCCAAACGGCCTCGATCTCGCGGGGAGGTCCGGGCAGGACAAAAACTTTTTTCCCGTGTGCTTCAAGAGAAAAGCCGTTGGCGGTGCCTTCGGCATTTGCCAGGATGGTGGCACCTTCCGGAAAAAGCACTGTTGGCGCTGAATCTCTTTCACCACGTATCCGCGTGACGTCAGGCGGTCGTTGACGTGTTGCCAGCTTTTTTCATCGAACGTCAGTTTTTTGCCGGCCCAGTCCGCCACCACATCCCGGGTGAAGTCATCCGAGGTCGGGCCCAGGCCCCCGGTGATAAAAATCAAATCGGCTTTGGCGGCGCAAAACTCGATCCCCTCCAGCATCAGGGGGCGTTCATCCGGAACCACCAGGTGTGCCTTGGTGGTCATTCCCAGATCTTTGAGTTTTTTGGAAATCCAGGAGGCATTTTTGTTTACTATCTGACCGTCGGTCAGCTCGGTTCCAATGCCCAATACAGCGGCTTTCATATTCTGCGGTCTCCCTCGAAGAAATTTAAGGTATTCCACCCCCGGATTTGCGTCCAGAACCAATGCCGGGCCCCTTGTTAAATGGCACAGATGCGACGCATTATTGTGGTCAAAACCTTGCCCCGAAGGCAGTCACTACATAGATTCACCAGACTGTACTGCACCTTTAAGGAGTCCTAATATGTCTTTCAATTGGAAAGAATTCGATCTGTACAATCCAACCCCTGAACACGCAATGTTGCGTGAAACTTTGAAGTCTTTCACTGAGGCTGAAATCGAGCCGCAAGCGCACGAACATGATCGCAGTGAAAAGTTCAATCTGGAGTTGTTCCGTAAAGTGGGTGAGTTGGGTCTGTTGGGAATCACCGTTCCTGAGCAGTTCGGCGGTGCAGGGATGGATGCCACAGCGGCGACCATCGTTCATGAAGAGTTTTCTGCCGCGGATCCGGGTTTCTGCCTGGCGTATCTGGCGCACTCCATGCTTTGCGTGAACAACATTGCTGTGAACGGCAGTGATGAACAGCGCCACCGTATTTTACCAAAGCTTTGCTCTGGTGAGTGGGTGGGCTCCATGGCGATGTCAGAGCCTGCTATCGGAACCGACGTTCTGGGCATGCAGACGACCGCAGTAAAAAAAGGTGATGAATACATCATCAACGGCCGTAAGATGTGGATCACCAACGGTACCATCGATGAAAACAACACTCCTTGTGACCTGGTTCTGGTCTATGCCCGCACTGGTGAAAAACACGGGCGTGCTTTGATCTCCACTTTCCTGGTTGAAAAAGATCACAAAGGTTTCGCTGTCGGTCAGAAGATCAAAGACAAGCTGGGCATGCGTGGTTCCAACACCGCAGAACTTGTGTTCCAGGACTGTCACGTTCCGGCAAGTGCACTGATCGGCCACGAAGGTGACTCCATGTTGCACATGATGCGCAATCTTGAAATCGAGCGCCTGACACTGGCTGCGATGAGTTTGGGTATTGCCCGTCGTTCTATTGAAATCATGAACCGTTACGCGACCGAGC encodes:
- a CDS encoding vitamin B12-dependent ribonucleotide reductase gives rise to the protein MKKQTLHSPSYFVSGGKNPESLFAWKNVNCEIRNRKGEVFFEMKNVEAPEGWSQLAIDIAASKYFRKVGVPKTGHETSVRQMVDRVVKAIVASAIRQGGYFATRKEADIFAKELKFILLSQRGAFNSPVWFNAGLWEAYKAQSPSEHFAWDEKKKSIQATKNAYERPQCSACFIQSVDDSIESIFDLAKTEAKLFKYGSGTGSNFSKIRSKYEATGSGGKSSGLISFLEVLDKGAGAIKSGGTTRRAAKMVVVDIDHPEVLDFIDWKMREEQKAHLLIAAGLSADFEGEAYRTVSGQNANNSVRVSDAFMKAVEQERPWKLKARLTGKVLREIPAGEVWNRITRAAWMCADPGIQFHDTINKWHTCPETDIIHSSNPCSEYMFLDDSACNLASINLVKFLNDTGDFDFESFIHTARTLFVAQEILVDYSSYPTQRVAQNSHDYRPLGLGFANLGSLLMRKGVAYDSDEGRAWAGALTSLMSGVAYLTSSEMARAKGPFAGYRKNSKSMLKVMKMHERALNQVAWKMLPAGIDKAVRNLWKGVLYNGEKYGYRNAQATVIAPTGTIGLLMDCDTTGIEPDFSLIKFKKLVGGGEIQIVNQSVDAALASLQYFEDERQAILKYVEENNSVVGAPQMHPEDLPVFDTATAMPGQRVLSPESHVKMMAAVQPFISGAISKTVNMPSTATEEDISRIYFLAWKLGVKAVAVYRDGSKQSQPLNLKEKPKVVEEVGVPNFTMKCPECGSDTVLTSGCYRCPNCGTTVGCS
- a CDS encoding S1 RNA-binding domain-containing protein; this translates as MSKKDIFGDDINETKDFASFEELFAQSEKGMKTKLSVGDQVHGEILSIGKEEAFVATGTPTDGMILTKDLLDENKEVKYKVGDYIDCVVTSIKGGEVRLAKKGSMNASTDSLEDAFDMELPVEGRVTETCNGGFRVSIQGKTAFCPISQIDSRFVQDANEYVGKKFDFMITQLDPKGRNIVVSRRKVLDLQKAENEGTFMLKHQPGALLEGKIVRLEKFGAFVELEAGIEGLIHVSELSWSRVHDPKEVVMAGQPVTVKLIKMEEVDGRLKISLSLKQADGAGNPWMTVPQKFPVGTVVQGKVEKKETYGLFVNIAPGVTGLLPRSKWRDSVDAAQYENKKRGDDVTVQVDQIMFEEKKISLALPGEAEDHSWKSHSTTSSGLGAMAEALKGLNIKKN
- a CDS encoding competence/damage-inducible protein A — encoded protein: MLFPEGATILANAEGTANGFSLEAHGKKVFVLPGPPREIEAVWGANIKEWLQSEARKLDPYLTRKWDTLGVGESDVALIVEEALKGIHVDIGYRVHLPYVEVKASYYRSEEAGLEPAFARLTEALQFCTLARDGEDAAEIFAEKLKQVHSLCVIDEVTGQFLMNRLMPVLRGFMTDQMWSFSKSREVKSPAGLHLHIFPKDEHSCEVSLEYKGRKVKDFITSPYKSANMKERRHQYFAEMALIFWLRNL
- a CDS encoding acyl-CoA dehydrogenase family protein, with amino-acid sequence MSFNWKEFDLYNPTPEHAMLRETLKSFTEAEIEPQAHEHDRSEKFNLELFRKVGELGLLGITVPEQFGGAGMDATAATIVHEEFSAADPGFCLAYLAHSMLCVNNIAVNGSDEQRHRILPKLCSGEWVGSMAMSEPAIGTDVLGMQTTAVKKGDEYIINGRKMWITNGTIDENNTPCDLVLVYARTGEKHGRALISTFLVEKDHKGFAVGQKIKDKLGMRGSNTAELVFQDCHVPASALIGHEGDSMLHMMRNLEIERLTLAAMSLGIARRSIEIMNRYATEREAFGKSLNHFGQMQRYIADSYAEYKAARAYVYETARRMDLNKEGNRLDSDGVKLVATTMAKNVADRAIQVLGGYGYVGEYVVERLWRDAKLLEIGGGTLEAHQKNITRDLAKNPEALYK